The genomic window CGAGGGCCCGCTGCAGGACCCGTGACGAAACGGCCCCGATGACCTATCCTGCCCAGAATTGCCACCCGTTCCCAGCATGGCCCGCGGTGGCCGACGCCACGCGACCGCAAGGAGAGACCATGACTGACGCCTACGCATCCGACCCCAACCTCCCACCCACCCAAAGTCAGGAGCGGCCGGCCGAGCTGCTCGACCGGTTCGTGGCCAAGTTGATCGACTTCGTGATCGTCGGAGTCGTCTACGCGATCATCGCCGCGATCATCGGCGTCGCCGTGGCGGTCGGTACGGGTTCGAGCTGGATCGTCGGCGTCGTGACCTCCGTGATCCTGGTCGCCCTGCAGCTGGGCTACTTCACCTTCCTGGAGTCCAGCCGCGGTCAGACCGTGGGCAAGATGGTGATGAAGTTGCGCGTCATGGGCCCCGATGCAGGACTGCCCACCACGGAGGAGGCCCTCAAGCGCAACATCTGGATGGCGATCTCCCTGATCGGGATCATCCCGCTCATCGGCTGGCTGATCCAGGCAGTGGCATGGATCGCTGCCCTGGTGACGATCGCCATGGGCATCAACAACGACACCGCCAAGCGCCAGGCCTGGCACGACCAGCTCGCCGGCGGGACCCGGGTCGTCAAGATCGGCTGACCGGACGGCAGGGGCACGACCCGCCTGCACCTGGCGAGATCGAGGCTCGGCCTGCTGCGGCAGGCCGAGCCTTGATGTACTTCACGAGCTCCGCCCCGACGAACCTCGTCGGGGCGGAGTTCTCACGTCCTTTGGTCGATCCTTCGTCGAGGCTCCCCAGTCCTGGTGTGTGCCGCGGAGCACCGCGGGGTGGTCGCGCTTGTCTTCACGGACAGAACTACGTATATTTATTTGCTTGCCACAAGTAAGGAGTTGGAATGGTCGCCCGTGAACGTGCCGGAGAACTACTGCTCGAGATGGTCACGATGGCCCGGGTCTTCCGAGTGGCCGGCAACCAGCAGCAGACATTGGCCGGCACGAAGACCGGGGTGCTGCAACGGCTGAAGTACAGCGACGCCCGGTTGGGAGACCTGGCCCGGCAGCTGTCGATCTCGGCGTCGGTCGCCTCCCGGACGGTCGACGCCCTGCAGGAGCGCGGCCTGGTCGAGCGGCGAGCCGATGAAACCGATGCCCGCGCCTTCCTCATCTCCCTCACCGATCGCGGCCGGGACGTCGTCGCGACCCGGGAACGACACATGGCCGACCGGTTCGCCGAGGTGCTCGGCGACTGGACTCCCCAGGAGAGCGATCAGGCACTCGATCTCCTGCACCGCCTGAACGCCCACCTCGACGAGCTCACCGCCGTCCTCGACGCCGACACCAGGAGCGACACCACCGAATGAGCACCATGACCCACGACGACCCTCAGGCGCTCCCGCACCGGGAGGTCCTGCAGGTCATGACCGGCCTGCTGGCGGCGCTCTTCACCGCCCTGATCTCCAACACGATCGTCTCCACGGCCCTGCCGACGATCATGGCCGACCTCAACGGCACCCAGCGGCAGTACACCTGGGTGATCACGGCCAGCCTGCTCACCATGACCGTGAGCACCGCCATCTGGGGCAAGATGTCGGACCTGTTCAACAAGAAGCTCCTCGTCCAGATCTCGATCATCCTCTTCGTCGCGGCGTCCATCGTCGCCGGCCTGTCGACGAACATCGCCACGCTGATGGGAGCACGTGCGTTCCAGGGCATTGCCATGGGCGGCCTGATGGCAATGGTCCAGTCGATCATGGCCACGATCATCGCCCCGCGCCAGCGCGGCCGGTACGCCGGCTACATGGGTGGCGTGATGGGGATCGCCACCGTCTCGGGGCCACTGCTCGGTGGCGTGATCACCGACGGGCTGGGATGGCGCTGGACCTACTTCGTCTCCGTACCGCTGGCGGTCGTCGCCCTGGTGCTCATCCAGAGCAAGCTGCACCTGCCGACCGTCGCTGCCCGCAAGGTGACGATCGACTACGCGGGCGCCGTCCTGCTCACCATCGCTGCCGCCCTGCCCATGCTGTGGGTGACCTTCGCCGGCAGCTCCTTCGCCTGGATCTCGTGGGAGTCGGGCGCATACGTCGCCAGCTTCCTCGTCGCCGTCGCGCTGACCGTGGTGGTCGAGCTGCGCGCCCCCGAGCCGATCGTGCCGATCCGGTTGCTGCGCAACAACACCGCAACCCTGATGATCGTGGCCAGCATCGCCGTCGGCGTCGCGATGTTCGGTCCGGCCGTCTTCCTCACCCAGTACTTCCAACTCGGCGAGGGCTACTCCCCCACCCAGGCCGGACTGCTCATCCTGCCGATGATCATCACCCAGACCGCATCGTCCGCGATCGGTGGACAGATCGTCAGCCGCACCGGCCGGTGGAAGCCCATCATGGTGGTGGGCAGCTTCCTCATGGTCATCGGACTCGGTGGGCTCGGGATGGTCGACCACACGACCGGATACACCTGGGTCGCCCTGTCCATGGCGACGATGGGTATCGGCGTGGGCACCCTCATCCAGAACATCGTGCTGGCCGTGCAGAACACGGTCGATGTCACCGACGTCGGGGCGGCGTCGGCGAGCATCGCCTTCTTCCGCTCACTGGGCGGCGCCATCGGCGTCTCGGCACTCGGCGCGGTGCTGACCAACCAGGTCGGCAGCGAGATCAGCGAGCGACTCACGCGGATGGGAGTCCCCGCGGACGCCATGGGCGGCGACTCCGGGGAGACCGACCTCGACCTGGGCGCGCTACCCGCACCGATCCGGGCCGTGGTCCAGGACGCCTATGCCGACTCCTTCGGGCACGTCTTCCTCATCGCCACGGCCGTCGCCGTCATCACGCTCGTCGCTGTCCTCCTCGTGCGTGGCACGCCCCTGCGCACGACGGTTGCGCTGCGGCCGAGCACCGCCTCACCGGCACCCACGGCTGCCGCCGCCGTCACGTCAACGAGTGGTCCGTCGGCACCGCAGGACGACTCGTCGGAGGGCACGCACCCCGAGGCTCCCTCGAGTCCGGCCTCCATGCACTAGGCGTCCGTGGGCCGCCCGGGGCGAGTCTGCTGGACCGAGTCGCCCGGGCGGTTCATCAGGTCCGTCTTTGCCACGGGGAAGTGATCTGCGGCACAGTAGTTCGGTGGGCCACCGGAGACCCTGGGGCCCTTGTCGAGAGGACGCGATGAACCATCCCACTCCACCTCCCACCAAGGTCGCCATCATCGGGGCCGGCATGGTCGGGCTCTCCACCGCATGGTTCCTCCAGGAGCACGGGGTGGAGGTCGAGGTCCTCGATCGCGACGGCGTCGCCGCCGGCTCCTCGTGGGGCAACGCAGGGTGGATCACGCCCGGGCTGTCGACCCCCCTTCCGGACCCGGCAGTCCTCTCCTACGGCATCAAGGCCGTCGTCTCCCCCTCCTCGCCCGTCTACGTGCCGGTGACCGGGGACCCGCGCCTGCTGCGTTTCCTGGCGAAGTTCACCCGCAACAGCACGATGCGCCGGTGGTCGAAGTCGATGCGCGCGCTCGTGCCGATCAACGAGTGCGCGCTACCGGCCTTCGACGAGCTCACCGCGGGCGGGGTCAGCTCCCCCGTCCACGAGGCGACGTCCTTCATCGCGGGCTACCGCACCAGGGCCGAGACCGAGTTCCTGCGCACCGAGTTCGAGCACATCGCCGCCTCCGGCCAGGAGATGGGCTTCGAGGAGCTCACGGGTGAGCAGGTGCGCGAGATCGAGCCCACCTTCTCCACCGAGGTCGGCGCCGGCATCCGCCTGCTCGGTCAGCGCTACCTCAACCCGATCGAGTACACCCATGCCCTGGCCGACTCCGTGCGCGCCAGGGGCGGCAAGATCCGCGACGGCGCGGACGTCACCGGCATCACCGACGAGGCGAAGGGGGTCCGTCTGGCCATCGCCGGAGGAGGCAGCGAGACCTTCGACCGGGTCGTCGTCGCCACGGGCACCTGGCTGGACGACCTGGTCCGGCCCTTCGGCGTGCGCACCCATGTGCAGGCCGGCCGCGGCTACAGTTTCAGCGTGCCGATCGACCACGTCCCGCACGGGCCGGTCTACCTGCCGAACGAACGGGTGGCCTGCACGCCGCTGGGCGACCGGCTGCGCGTGGCCGGGATGATGGAGTTCCGCCCGCCGGAAGCGCCACTGGACCAGCGGCGCGTCGAGGCGGTCGTCGAGGCGGCCCGCCCCTTCCTCAGCGGCGTCGACCTGGACGACCGTCAGGACGAGTGGGTCGGATCGCGACCCTGCACCCCCGACGGGCTACCGCTGATCGGCGCGTCGAGCTCGCCGCACGTGCACGTCGCCGGCGGCCACGGCATGTGGGGCATGACCCTGGGGCCGGCCACCGGTCAGCTCCTGGCCAAGACCATCGTGACGGGTCGTCCGGCGCCCGAGCTGACCCCCTTCGACCCGCGGCGCTGATCCGGCACACGCACCCGCCTCCGGAAGGGCGCGCCCACCCTCTCCCGAAATGACGGGCCGTTACCTTTTCGTTATCGTTAAGGCATGGCTCGCACGTTTGGGACCGCGCTGGCCGGACGCGACAACTCCCTCAACGCCGTCCGGCTGGTGCTCGCGGCTGCAGTGATCCTCGCCCACTCGTGGACGATCGGCGGATACGGCGACACCATCTTCCGTTGGATCGGGGCCAACAGCGTCAACGGCTTCTTCGCCCTGTCCGGCTTCCTCATCGCCGGCAGCCGACTGCGCCACGACTTCCGGCACTACATCACCCGCCGCGCCCAGCGCATCTTTCCGGGATTCTGGGTCTGCCTGGTCGTCATCGCCTTCGTCTTCGCCCCGATCGGGGCTCTGCTCAGCGGTGTCAGCTGGCACCCCGGCGAGGCCCTCGGCTACATCCGCAACAACGCGAGCCTGGTCATCTTCGACCGGGACATCGGGCAGACCCTGACGACCTCCCCGGAGGGCGCCAACTGGAACCGGTCCCTGTGGTCGTTGATGCACGAGTTCATCGCCTACATCGTGTGCGGCGTCCTGCTCGGCGTCCTGTGGGTGCGCCGCAACCTCGCTCTGGCTGCCGGCATCGTCGTCGCCGTCCTCCCGTTGGCCTATGTGGCCGTCCCCGACCTGGACGGACCGGCGCACATGCTCAACGACAGCCTGCGACTGCTCTCCTTCTACTTCGCCGGCGTCCTGGCCTACGCACTGCGTGACCGACTCCGCACCTCGCACGCCCTGGCCGGCGTCGCGGCGGTCACCGTGCTCACCGCCGGGTTCACCTCCGAGACGCTCCTCTACGCCATCACGCCGATCCCGCTGACCTACCTGCTGCTGCACATCGGCTCGACCTGGCGCACGCAGCTCGCGGCGAAGGAGGATGCCTCCTTCGGTCTCTACATCTACGGATACCCCGTCCAGCAGGTGCTCGCGATGCTCGGCCTGGGCGCAATCGTCCCCGTCTGGGCCTTCGCCATCGTGTCGATGGCGCTGGCCTTCCCGCTCGCGATCGCCTCGTGGCGCCTCGTGGAGAAGCCGGCCATGGCCCTGCGGCTGGTCCCGACCCGCGTCCCGGAGGTCAGCACGGCGGTTCCCACGCCGGCCCCCGACGGAGCCTTGGCCCAGCGCGAGTGGGACCACCACGTGCCCTCGACCCTCCTGGTCGGCCGCTGACCGGACAAGGCCGCCGCGGGCAGGACCGGTCGTCGGCTCGCGGGACGTCAGCTGATCAGCAGGCTGACCGCGTGAATGCCCAGGCCCGCGAGGGCGCCCACGACCGTGCCGTTGATCCGGATGAACTGCAGGTCACGCCCGACGAAGAGCTCGATGCGCTCACTCGCCTCGTCGGCGTCCCACCGCTCCACGGTCACGGAGATCACCTCGGCGAGCTCGTCACCGTAGGTGTTGACGAAGAACGCGACGACCTCGCTCAGGTGGGTCTCCAGACGTTCCTGCCACGCCCCGTCCGTGGTGAGGTGCTCCCCGACATTGACCAGCAGCTCGTCCCCACGGGTCCAGAAATAGGAGTCCCGGTCTGCCATCGCCCCGAGCAGCGAGGTGCGCAGCGACTGCCACACGGCGACGGCGCTCGTCGGCACCTGCGGGTGGGCGAGGAGCCGCTCCTTGAGCGACTCGGCACTGGCCATGACCTCCGGGTCGTGCTGCAGGTCGTCGGCCAGGCGCCGCAGCAGGTCGTCCAGCGCCACCCGGGCCGGGTGGGCGCTGTCCGCGCGCAGCTCGGCCAACCAGACCAGGGCCTGGTCGTAGGTCCAGGCGATGACGCGATCGTCCAGCCAATCCGGTGACCACCACGGGGCCTTCTCCCCGACGACGGCCGCGAAGTGGTCCGGGTTGTCCCGCAGCCACCGGTGGACCTCGTCGATGCCCAGGTCGACCAGGCCCCGGTGGTTGCCGTCGGCGACGACGCCGTCGAGCAGGGACCCCAGGATCGGACTGATCGGCTCCCGGGACAGGCGAGGCAGGAGCAGCTGGGCGAGGAAGTCGTGGACGTCCTCGTCGGTGATCCGCTCCAACGCACGCGTCCCGCCGGCCGCGACCTCGCCGAGGACACGCTGTCGGTTGGCCGGTTCTCCCAGCCATCGCCCGAGCCGTTCGGCGACGTGCGCTGCGGCCAGCCGCTCACGAGCGATCTCCTCGGTGAGGAAGTTCTGCGAGACGAATTCCTGCAGGCTGCGCCCCAGCTCGTCCTTGCGCTTCTTCACCAGCGCCGTGTGGGGCACGGGGATGCCCAGGGGGTGGCGGAAGAGCGCGGTGACCGCGAACCAGTCGGCCAGCGCGCCGACCATCCCGGCCTCGGCGGCCGTGTTGACGAAGCCCCACACACCGTCGTGGTCGAGGCGCACGGTCAGCACGTAGATGATCGCGGCGAGGACCAGCAGGCCGGTGGCGACCAAACGCATCCGGCGCAGTCCCGCCCTTCGCCGGACATCCGCGGGGGTCTCCTGGAAGAAGCTCACGCCCCAGATCCTCCCTCACCAGCGGCCCTAGACTGCACGTCGTGGAGTTCCTCAACGGCCTGCAGCCCCAGTTCGACCTGACCTACGACGACGTCTTCATGGTCCCGCGACACAGCGAGGTCGCCAGCCGGCACGGCGTCGACCTGCGCACGAGCGACGGCACCGGCACGACGATGCCGCTCGTCGTCGCCAACATGACCGCGATCGCCGGCCGGCGCATGGCCGAGACCACCGCCCGCCGTGGTGGCCTGACGATCATCCCCCAGGACATTCCGGCCGACGTCGTCGCCGAGGTCATCTCCTTCGTCAAGGCGCGCCACCTCGTGCACGACACGGCGATCACGCTCGACCCGGACGTCACCGTCGGCGAGGCCCTCGCCCTGCTGCCCAAGCGTGCCCACGGCGCGGGCGTCGTCATCGAGGGAGGCCGTCCCGTCGGTGTCGTCACGGAGCGCGATCTCGTCGACGTCGACCGCTTCACCCAGGTCCGCACCGTGATGACCCCCGACCCGATGACGTTGTCGGCCGACGCCGACCCGCGGGCGGCCTTCGACGAGCTGCACCGGTCCCGGCGTCGGGTCGCACCCGTCGTCGACGCCTCCGGGGCGCTCGTCGGCGTCCAGACGAGGAAGGGGGCGGTGCGTGCGAGCATGTACACCCCCGCCCTCGACGCGGACGGTCGGTTGCGGGTCGCCGCGGCCGTGGGCATCAACGGCGACGTGGCCGGCAAGGCCCGGGCTCTCCTCGAGGCGGGAGCCGACGTGCTCGTCGTCGACACCGCGCACGGCCACCAGACCAGGATGCTCCAGGCCCTCGCCGAGGTTCGGGCCCTCGACCCGCAGGTCCCGGTCGTCGCCGGCAACGTCGTCTCCGCCGATGGCACCCGTGACCTCATCGAGGCGGGCGCGGACATCGTCAAGGTCGGTGTGGGCCCCGGTGCGATGTGCACCACCCGGATGATGACTGCGGTCGGCCGACCGCAGTTCTCCGCCGTCCTGGAGTGCGCAGCCGCCGCCCGTGCGCTCGGCAAGCACGTGTGGGCCGACGGTGGGGTGCGCCATCCGCGTGACGTGGCCCTCGCCCTGGCTGCCGGTGCGAGCAACGTCATGATCGGTTCGTGGTTCGCGGGGACGCTCGAGTCCCCCGGCGATCTCGTCACCGACCCGGACGGCCGTCGCTACAAGGAGTCCTTCGGGATGGCCTCGGCCCGTGCGGTGCGCGGACGAACCGCGGAGGACTCTCCCTTCGACCGGGCGCGCAAGTCGCACTTCGAGGAGGGCATCTCGACCTCCCGCATGTACATCGACCCGGCCGGTCCGGGCGTCGAGGACGTCATCGACCAGATCATCGCGGGGGTGCGCAGCAGCTGCACCTACGCCGGCGCCTCGACGCTGGACGAGTTCCACGAGCGGGCCCTCGTCGGTCTGCAGTCCACCGCCGGTTTCGCCGAGGGCCGACCGCTCCACCAGTCCTGGTGATCCGATGCGCTCCCTTCCTCCGCTCGAGGCGCCCGTCGACCCGGTCGAGGCGCTGCGGCGCGTCGGGTTCCTCCTGGAACGCTCCCGCCAGCACAGCCGCCGCGTGGAGGCCTTCCGGGGCGCCGTCGGTGTCGTGCGCGACCTGGGCGAAGGGGAGCTGGCCCAGCGGGTCGAGGACGGCAGACTGACCGAGCTGGCCGGTATCGGCAAGTCCACCGCCGGCGTCATCGAGCAGGCCGTGCGCGGGGACCTGCCGGACTACCTCGCCCGCCAGCAGGAGGAGCACGGTGGACCCCTCGTCGAGGGCGGCGAGGACTACACCGCGGCCATCATCGGCGACTGCCACCTGCATTCCGACTGGTCCGACGGCGGCAGCCCCATCGAGGAGATGGTCCTCACCGCGGTCGAGCTCGGCCAGGAGTGGATGGTCCTGACCGACCACTCCCCCCGGCTACGGATCGCCAACGGCCTCTCCGCCGCGCGCCTGACGCAGCAGCTGGACCTGCTGGAGCGGATCAACGCCTCCGTGGGCGATGCCTTCACCCTGATGTCGGGCATCGAGGTCGACATCCTCGATGACGGCACGCTCGACCAGAGTGAGGAGATGCTCGGCCGGCTCGACCTGGTCACCGCGTCCGTGCACTCCAAGCTGCGCATGGCGAAGGGGGCGATGACCCGACGCATGGTGGCTGCGGTGAGCAACCCACGAGTCAACGTCCTCGGCCACTGCACCGGGCGTCTCGTGACCGGGGGGCGGGGCACGCGGCCGCAGAGCGAGTTCGACGCCCGCGCGGTCTTCGAGGCCTGCGCGGAGCACGATGTCGCCGTGGAGATCAACTCCCGGCCAGAACGGCGGGACCCGCCGGACGAGCTGATCGAGCTGGCACTGGAGATCGGGTGCCTCTTCGCCGTCGACTCCGATGCCCACGCGCCCGGGCAGCTGGAGATGAAGGCGTACGGCGCACAGCGGGCCGAGCGACTCGGGGTGCCGTTGGAGCGGATCGTCACGACCTGGGACGCCGAGCGCGTGCGCGAGTGGGCCCGACGCGCCTGATCGACTGCCCGGAGGCCCGGAAAACCGCCTCGGGGCCGCCGATTTGGGCGATCGACCATCTCTCTCGTATGCTTTCCGAGTCCTCGACGGATTCCGGTGCTGCCTGCCGCGTAGCGAGGGGTTCGTCGTGTACGGGTCCCCATCGTCTAGCGGCCCAGGACCCCGCCCTTTCACGGCGGTAGCACGGGTTCGAATCCCGTTGGGGATACGCAAGCAAGTCTTGCAGTGCCTTGCACCACAAGGCCGCGTAGCGCAGTTGGTTAGCGCGCCGCCCTGTCACGGCGGAGGTCGCGGGTTCGAGTCCCGTCGCGGTCGCTCGCTGGTCCACCACGGACCGGCTCGGCCAGGTAGCTCAGTTGGTACGAGCGTCCGACTGAAAATCGGAAGGTCGGCGGTTCGACCCCGCCCCTGGCCACCACCTCACGGCTTGTCGTCCGGCGTTCATCTCCGCCGACCGTGACTGACGATCTCCCCTTCCGCACCTCCCTCACACGGGAGCGCCGGCGCCCGGCTCCTTCTTGAGGCTGAGGTTGCCGTGCTTGGTGGCGTACACGTCGAAGCCGGCGAACGTCTGCGCCCCGTCCTCGACCAGCGATGCCGGCGCGGGCAGCCGGACACAGGCCCGCCCCGCCGCATCGTGGACCTCGAGGTGGGCGTCGAGGAAGGTGGTCCGGACCCACTCGAGATGCTCGTGACCGATGATCGCCCGGACGCGCAGACCGAGGCCCGTGCCGTCGACTGGGGTTGCCGGACGGCGCATCCGCACGGGCGCGGAGCGGCCCGCGATGCTCAGGTGTACTCGCGGCCGCTGCAGGGGGCGGTCGGTCGTCATGTGCATCGTGACGGCCAGCCCCTGCGGGTCAACGGTGACGTCACTCGTCACGTCGCTCAGGGCCAACGGTTGCGGAGGCACCTTGGCAGCGAGCGTGGCCCGGAGCATGGCAGCCCAGCGGGGCCCGATGGACGCGTCGGAGAAGTCCTGCGCCCGACGGGCGGCGTTCTCACGCAGCGTGGCCAGCTCGGACTCCCCCATGTCCCGGACGCGCACGAGCGTGCGGGCCAGCGCCTCGATGTCGTCCTGTGGGACGAGGAACCCGTCGACCCCATCCGTGATCAGCTCCCGGGGGCCGTACCGCACGTCGTACGCGATGGGGATGCAGCCACGGGCCATGCTCTCCAGCAGCACCAGCGATGATGACTCGGTCCGACTGGTCAGCAGCGAGAAGGACGCCTGGGCGAACCGGTCCGGTGCCGTCCGGTCGAATCCCGCCAGCGTGATCGTCCTCGCACCCAGATCGACGATGAGCGCCTGGAGGTCGTCGTGGCAGCCACCCGCTCCGTAGATGCGCAGGGTCAGCGGCTCGGGGAGCTGCTGGTTGGCCTGGTGCACCGCCCGGATGCCGTGCTCGGTCTGCTTCCCGGGAACCAGCCCGCCGACCATCATGACGGCGTTCGCGTCGCGAGCGGGCGCAGGCGTGGGGGGATCGACGTTGCGGGAGTTCGGAATCACCCACCGGGTGGGGCTGGGGCCGAGCAACGCGTCGAGGTCCTCGCGCTGGCGTTCGCTGAGGATGATGGTGGCATCGAAGTCGTCCACATTGTCCATGAACGGCAGATACCTCCTTTGACTGGTGTCCAGTCGTCGGGCGCTGCCGCTGGCCAGGTGGTGGTTGTGGAAGGTGTGCACGGTCACGACATTCGGCCGCTTGTACGTGTGCATCAACCCGGCCAGGCCAAAGGTGTCGGAAAAGACGAAGGCCTGGTCCGCACCGATGACGCTGTCCAACCAGTACCGGTGCAGGGCCTCGGGCGAAGGAAACTCGGCCACCGGCCGGCTCTGCGTATCGCACAGCACGAGCGACCGGTGCATGCCGGACGTCGACGGGGCGTCGCGACGGTCCGACACGATGACCGTGCCGTCCGCCCTCAGGAAGTCGATCTGGAGGTTCCTGCCGGCCTCGTCCTGACGGAGTCGACGGTGCGGCACTCCCTTCCCCCGGAAGGTCTTGGAGGTCGTCCTGTCGTCGAGGGGCGCGAAGGCATCGAAGGTCGGCCCGGACCGATCAGGATCGTGCGGGTGGAGGCGGGCGAGGTCGGACCACATGTTGCGAAAGCGCACCTGGGTGGTGAGGCGACCATCGGCCCGCATCTGTCGGGTGAGTGCGTCGTAGTCGACCTGGTGCCCGAACGTGAGGATCTCCAGCGGCTGGCCGGTCTGCGCGGCGATCATGCAGCTGCGGTGGAGGACGACGGCGGCCGTACCCCGGTAGTTCTTCGGCAGCTCACCCAGGGTGGCGAAGTAGCGCCCCTCGGGGAACTCTCCGGTGGGGGCAGGGGGTGTGGAGACGGGTTTCCGACCCCGCTTCCGGACACCGGCGACCAAGCTGAGCAGGGAGCGGCGGCCGGAAGGCATGACAGGCACCATAGCGGCTCGTCGTGGCCGTTCGTCCTGCGTGGATCCCGGTCGGGATCTGACGTCAGCTGAGTTCCTTGACGATCTGTCCGATGTTGTCGATGGTGCGCTTCAGCTCCTCGACGTGCCGGGAGTCGAAAGCGCTGAGCACCCGCTTCATCTCCGTGGTGGAGATGCCGTCGGTGCGGGGCAGGTACACCAGCTCCACCTGGTCGGAGAGGTCGTCGAATTTACCCTCCCAGTCGGCGCCCATGCCCATGATGTCGACGTCATAGGTGACGATGTCCTCACGCTTCTGGCTCCACCGGTCCTCGGGGATCGCCAGATCCACGTACTTGATGCTCTGGACGATCTCCAGGCGCTGCTCGTAGGGCACGATGGGCCGCTTGCCCTTGATGGCGTTGAACTCATCGGTCGAGACGGCGACGACGAGTCGGTCCCCGAGAGCGCTCAACCGCTTGATGATGTTCAGGTGTCCGATGTGGAAGAGATCGAACGTGCCATACGTGATGACGGTCTTGCCCATGGGATGAATACCTCACTACGGCGCTCGGGGCTGGCAGTCGCCCAGTCTATGGCGCTTCAGCGCGTGACGCGGTACGCGGCCGCAGAGGCGAGTTCACAGTAGGGTCGAGGGTCATCCCCTTCGAAGAGGAGCCCGCATGGCCCCACGCCCGTCCGTCGATGTCGTCGTCCTCAGCCAGGGCGACCGTCAGGACGAGACGCTGCGTGCTCTGGAATCGGCCCGGGTCCAGATCGACGTGGACGTCACCTTGATCCTGGTCGGCAACGGCTGGGCCCCGGTGGGGTTCCCCGACGACGTCCGCGCTGTCCACCTGCCCGAGAACGTCGGCCCCGCCGAGGGACGCAACATCGGCGTGGCCCACGGCACGTCCGAGTTCGTCTTCTTCCTCGACAACGACGCCTGGCTGCCCGACGACACCGCCCTGGCGCACGCTGTGGCGCGCTTCCGGGCCGAACCACGGCTGGGCCTGGTCCACGCTCGTGTCGCCGACACCGACGGCGTCACCCTGCGGCGCTGGGTACCACGAGCGCGAGTGGGCGATCCGACGGTCGGTGGCCCCGCCTTCTCCGTCTGCGAAGGGGTCGTGACCCTCCGGCGTTCCGCATACGAGGAGGTGGGCGGCTTCCCCGGCAACTTCTTCTTCGGCCACGAGGGGATCGAGCTGGCCTGGCGGCTGCGCGACCACGACTGGGAGCTGACGTACGACCCGTCCGTACTCATTCACCACCCGGCCACCGAGGCCACCCGGCACGCCCTCTTCTGGCGGCTGAACGCCCGCAACCGTGTCTGGGTCGCCCGCCGCAACCTCCCGTGGCCGCTGGCGGTGCTCTACATCGGGGTCTGGACGGCCATCACCGTCGCCCGCACCTGGCGCGAGCCCGGTAATCTCAGGCACTGGTTCCGAGGCTTCCGCGAGGGTCTCGACACGGACCCGGGAGGGCGGCACCCGATGCGGTGGCGCACCGTCCTGACGCTCACTGTGATGGGGCACCCGCCAGTGCTCTGAGACCCGCTCGGGGTGTGTCTGACTCAGCCACGCTTGGCGGCCAGTCGGCGCCCCCAGTCGGATACCCGCTGCCCGAGGCTCGGGGTGCCCGCGGGCACTGATGTCGCGCCCGACTGCTGACCGGCGATTCGAAGGCCGTGGTTCGGGTTCCTCTTGC from Janibacter cremeus includes these protein-coding regions:
- a CDS encoding RDD family protein, with protein sequence MTDAYASDPNLPPTQSQERPAELLDRFVAKLIDFVIVGVVYAIIAAIIGVAVAVGTGSSWIVGVVTSVILVALQLGYFTFLESSRGQTVGKMVMKLRVMGPDAGLPTTEEALKRNIWMAISLIGIIPLIGWLIQAVAWIAALVTIAMGINNDTAKRQAWHDQLAGGTRVVKIG
- a CDS encoding MDR family MFS transporter; amino-acid sequence: MSTMTHDDPQALPHREVLQVMTGLLAALFTALISNTIVSTALPTIMADLNGTQRQYTWVITASLLTMTVSTAIWGKMSDLFNKKLLVQISIILFVAASIVAGLSTNIATLMGARAFQGIAMGGLMAMVQSIMATIIAPRQRGRYAGYMGGVMGIATVSGPLLGGVITDGLGWRWTYFVSVPLAVVALVLIQSKLHLPTVAARKVTIDYAGAVLLTIAAALPMLWVTFAGSSFAWISWESGAYVASFLVAVALTVVVELRAPEPIVPIRLLRNNTATLMIVASIAVGVAMFGPAVFLTQYFQLGEGYSPTQAGLLILPMIITQTASSAIGGQIVSRTGRWKPIMVVGSFLMVIGLGGLGMVDHTTGYTWVALSMATMGIGVGTLIQNIVLAVQNTVDVTDVGAASASIAFFRSLGGAIGVSALGAVLTNQVGSEISERLTRMGVPADAMGGDSGETDLDLGALPAPIRAVVQDAYADSFGHVFLIATAVAVITLVAVLLVRGTPLRTTVALRPSTASPAPTAAAAVTSTSGPSAPQDDSSEGTHPEAPSSPASMH
- a CDS encoding MarR family winged helix-turn-helix transcriptional regulator, yielding MVARERAGELLLEMVTMARVFRVAGNQQQTLAGTKTGVLQRLKYSDARLGDLARQLSISASVASRTVDALQERGLVERRADETDARAFLISLTDRGRDVVATRERHMADRFAEVLGDWTPQESDQALDLLHRLNAHLDELTAVLDADTRSDTTE
- a CDS encoding DUF445 domain-containing protein, whose protein sequence is MSFFQETPADVRRRAGLRRMRLVATGLLVLAAIIYVLTVRLDHDGVWGFVNTAAEAGMVGALADWFAVTALFRHPLGIPVPHTALVKKRKDELGRSLQEFVSQNFLTEEIARERLAAAHVAERLGRWLGEPANRQRVLGEVAAGGTRALERITDEDVHDFLAQLLLPRLSREPISPILGSLLDGVVADGNHRGLVDLGIDEVHRWLRDNPDHFAAVVGEKAPWWSPDWLDDRVIAWTYDQALVWLAELRADSAHPARVALDDLLRRLADDLQHDPEVMASAESLKERLLAHPQVPTSAVAVWQSLRTSLLGAMADRDSYFWTRGDELLVNVGEHLTTDGAWQERLETHLSEVVAFFVNTYGDELAEVISVTVERWDADEASERIELFVGRDLQFIRINGTVVGALAGLGIHAVSLLIS
- a CDS encoding acyltransferase family protein, coding for MARTFGTALAGRDNSLNAVRLVLAAAVILAHSWTIGGYGDTIFRWIGANSVNGFFALSGFLIAGSRLRHDFRHYITRRAQRIFPGFWVCLVVIAFVFAPIGALLSGVSWHPGEALGYIRNNASLVIFDRDIGQTLTTSPEGANWNRSLWSLMHEFIAYIVCGVLLGVLWVRRNLALAAGIVVAVLPLAYVAVPDLDGPAHMLNDSLRLLSFYFAGVLAYALRDRLRTSHALAGVAAVTVLTAGFTSETLLYAITPIPLTYLLLHIGSTWRTQLAAKEDASFGLYIYGYPVQQVLAMLGLGAIVPVWAFAIVSMALAFPLAIASWRLVEKPAMALRLVPTRVPEVSTAVPTPAPDGALAQREWDHHVPSTLLVGR
- a CDS encoding NAD(P)/FAD-dependent oxidoreductase, with amino-acid sequence MNHPTPPPTKVAIIGAGMVGLSTAWFLQEHGVEVEVLDRDGVAAGSSWGNAGWITPGLSTPLPDPAVLSYGIKAVVSPSSPVYVPVTGDPRLLRFLAKFTRNSTMRRWSKSMRALVPINECALPAFDELTAGGVSSPVHEATSFIAGYRTRAETEFLRTEFEHIAASGQEMGFEELTGEQVREIEPTFSTEVGAGIRLLGQRYLNPIEYTHALADSVRARGGKIRDGADVTGITDEAKGVRLAIAGGGSETFDRVVVATGTWLDDLVRPFGVRTHVQAGRGYSFSVPIDHVPHGPVYLPNERVACTPLGDRLRVAGMMEFRPPEAPLDQRRVEAVVEAARPFLSGVDLDDRQDEWVGSRPCTPDGLPLIGASSSPHVHVAGGHGMWGMTLGPATGQLLAKTIVTGRPAPELTPFDPRR